A genomic window from Pseudogulbenkiania sp. MAI-1 includes:
- a CDS encoding TolC family outer membrane protein — protein MSNKYPVLRISIALALACAVSHQALAIELKDAVEKAIVNNPEVRLKWHQFRGAGEDVGVGRAGFLPSVDLSYEATRQRFDYAPSSTSDQRYTTRGWTATLTQNLFQGFQTYNTVKQLGYDQQARYFDFLEASESMALQVTQAYADVLRYRQLVEFAQENYATHKGIYDQIQKKVQAGAGRRVDFEQAAGRLALAESNLITETSNLHDVSVRYSRLVGIEPPAQLSPLPGWQTALPKGPDLLASAVGRSPAYLSALSTVRSARSEVSARRGAFSPTLDLRASKGYTNDYEDISGQTRRSSVGLVFNVNLFRGGADRARLGSSAEKLNTTLDLRDKVCRDLRQTVRIAYNNVVKLQDQMNSLRQHQLSTEKAREAYRKQFDIGQRTLLDVLDSENELYDAKRAYVNAQMDHTTAQASVLANSGRLLETLRLKPIEEYETKDGLSAEERGACDTAYTPPPAVDVNAIQPRPYVAATADVELPAAEAPKPAEPVKSVKPVKPAAKPASAPAKP, from the coding sequence ATGTCGAACAAATATCCCGTTCTGAGGATATCGATCGCTCTGGCTCTTGCCTGCGCGGTGTCGCACCAGGCACTGGCCATCGAACTGAAAGACGCGGTTGAGAAAGCTATCGTCAACAACCCGGAAGTCCGTCTCAAATGGCACCAGTTCCGCGGGGCGGGAGAAGACGTGGGAGTGGGGCGCGCCGGCTTTCTGCCGTCGGTCGACCTGAGCTACGAAGCCACCCGGCAGCGCTTCGATTACGCCCCGTCGTCGACCAGCGACCAGCGCTATACCACGCGCGGCTGGACGGCCACGCTGACGCAGAACCTGTTCCAGGGCTTCCAGACCTACAATACCGTCAAGCAACTGGGCTATGACCAGCAGGCGCGCTACTTCGATTTCCTGGAGGCCTCGGAAAGCATGGCGCTGCAGGTGACGCAGGCCTATGCCGACGTGCTGCGGTATCGCCAACTGGTGGAGTTCGCCCAGGAAAACTACGCCACCCACAAAGGCATCTACGACCAGATCCAGAAGAAGGTGCAGGCCGGGGCCGGACGGCGCGTGGACTTCGAGCAGGCCGCCGGCCGCCTCGCGCTGGCCGAGTCGAACCTGATCACGGAAACCTCCAATCTGCACGACGTCTCGGTGCGCTACTCCCGGCTGGTCGGCATCGAACCGCCGGCACAACTGTCGCCGCTGCCGGGCTGGCAGACAGCCCTGCCCAAGGGGCCGGATCTGCTGGCCAGCGCCGTGGGGCGCAGTCCGGCCTACCTGAGCGCCCTGTCCACCGTCCGCTCCGCCCGTTCCGAGGTGAGTGCACGGCGCGGCGCTTTCTCGCCGACGCTGGACCTCAGGGCCAGCAAGGGCTACACCAACGACTACGAGGATATCTCGGGGCAGACCCGGCGTTCCTCGGTGGGCCTGGTGTTCAACGTGAACCTGTTCCGCGGCGGCGCCGATCGCGCCCGGCTCGGATCCTCCGCCGAAAAGCTCAACACCACGCTCGACCTGCGCGACAAGGTGTGCCGCGACCTGCGCCAGACCGTGCGCATCGCCTACAACAACGTGGTCAAGCTGCAGGACCAGATGAACTCGCTGCGCCAGCACCAGTTGTCGACGGAAAAGGCGCGCGAAGCCTACCGCAAGCAGTTCGACATCGGCCAGCGCACCCTGCTCGACGTGCTCGACAGCGAGAACGAGCTGTACGACGCCAAGCGCGCTTACGTCAACGCCCAGATGGACCACACCACGGCGCAGGCGAGCGTGCTGGCGAACTCCGGCCGCCTTCTGGAAACCCTCCGCCTCAAGCCGATCGAGGAATACGAGACCAAGGATGGCTTGAGCGCGGAAGAACGCGGCGCCTGCGACACCGCCTACACCCCGCCGCCCGCCGTCGACGTGAACGCCATCCAGCCGCGACCGTACGTGGCGGCGACGGCCGACGTCGAACTGCCGGCGGCCGAAGCGCCCAAGCCGGCCGAGCCCGTCAAGTCCGTCAAACCGGTCAAGCCCGCCGCTAAACCGGCTAGCGCTCCCGCCAAGCCGTAA
- a CDS encoding sigma-54 dependent transcriptional regulator: MTDSALPVFLVEDDPVVRHGCAQALRLAGFAVTDFGDAESALTALEQASPGALVSDVRLPGRDGLALLQLARRLDPELPVILITGHGDVTLAVQAMREGAYDFIEKPFPSERLADVVGRALEKRALQLENRRLREQLQAGGDSPLIGQTPAMQNLRRLVAALAPTGVDILINGETGCGKEVVARAIHDASGRRGRFVALNCGALPESVFESEIFGHESGAFTGAAKRRIGKFELAHGGTLFLDEIESMPLALQVKLLRALQERVIERLGGNEPIPVDCRVIAASKADLKAEADAGRFRSDMYYRLNVARLDLPPLRERKADIPLLMAHFLQQAAARFGRPIPEWTPADLARWQRHDWPGNVRELRNVAERYCLGLGDGLEPSVTEPAGGETSLAAVVEAAEKACIEEALSRTGGQVIKAAELLQLPRKTLYDKLHRHGLDPERYRR, translated from the coding sequence ATGACCGATTCCGCACTGCCGGTTTTCCTGGTCGAAGACGACCCCGTGGTGCGCCACGGCTGCGCGCAGGCGCTGCGGCTGGCGGGCTTTGCCGTGACCGATTTCGGCGATGCCGAGAGCGCTCTCACGGCACTCGAACAGGCCTCGCCCGGTGCGCTGGTGAGCGACGTACGCCTGCCCGGACGCGACGGCCTGGCGCTGCTGCAACTGGCGCGCCGCCTCGACCCGGAGCTGCCGGTGATCCTGATCACCGGCCACGGCGACGTCACGCTGGCGGTGCAGGCGATGCGCGAAGGCGCCTACGACTTCATCGAGAAGCCGTTCCCGTCCGAGCGGCTGGCCGACGTGGTGGGGCGGGCGCTGGAAAAACGTGCCTTACAACTGGAGAACCGCCGCCTGCGTGAGCAGTTGCAAGCCGGCGGTGATTCGCCACTGATCGGCCAGACCCCGGCGATGCAGAACCTGCGCCGACTGGTGGCGGCACTGGCGCCGACCGGAGTCGACATCCTGATCAACGGCGAGACCGGCTGCGGCAAGGAGGTGGTGGCGCGCGCCATCCACGACGCCAGCGGCCGGCGCGGGCGCTTCGTGGCGCTCAACTGCGGCGCGCTGCCGGAAAGCGTGTTCGAGAGCGAGATCTTCGGCCACGAGAGCGGCGCCTTCACCGGCGCCGCCAAGCGGCGCATCGGCAAGTTCGAGCTGGCGCACGGCGGCACGCTGTTCCTCGACGAGATCGAGAGCATGCCGCTCGCGCTGCAGGTCAAGCTGCTGCGGGCGCTGCAGGAGCGGGTGATCGAGCGGCTGGGCGGCAACGAGCCGATTCCGGTGGATTGCCGCGTGATCGCCGCGAGCAAGGCGGACCTCAAAGCCGAGGCCGACGCCGGGCGCTTCCGCAGCGACATGTACTACCGCCTCAACGTCGCCCGCCTCGACCTGCCGCCGCTGCGCGAGCGCAAGGCCGACATTCCGCTGTTGATGGCGCACTTCCTGCAGCAGGCCGCCGCCCGTTTCGGCCGCCCGATACCGGAGTGGACACCGGCCGACCTGGCACGCTGGCAGCGCCACGACTGGCCGGGTAACGTGCGCGAGTTGCGCAACGTCGCCGAGCGCTACTGCCTGGGACTGGGCGACGGGCTGGAGCCCTCCGTCACCGAGCCGGCTGGGGGTGAGACCTCGCTCGCCGCCGTGGTGGAAGCGGCGGAGAAAGCCTGCATCGAGGAGGCACTGTCCCGCACCGGCGGCCAGGTGATCAAGGCTGCCGAACTGCTGCAACTGCCGCGCAAGACGCTGTACGACAAGCTGCACCGGCATGGTCTCGATCCGGAGCGTTACCGCCGCTAG
- a CDS encoding ABC transporter ATP-binding protein — MQAQQIVVNDVQKVFRTQERDVVALKDINLTIRQGEFVCLLGPSGCGKSTLLNAIAGFSLPSSGAILVDGQAVTAPGPERGMVFQEYALFPWMTVAENVAFGLEVKGMAKAEIAARVDGLLETLHLKDFRNRFPKDLSGGMRQRVAIARVLAMDSPIMLMDEPFGALDALTRRNLQDELLRIWSEFGKTIVFVTHSIEESIYLADRIVVMTYRPGTVKRDHHVTMPRPRDPSSAEFNELKRELGRLVMEEQQRHAAAEMKLAAVD, encoded by the coding sequence ATGCAAGCACAACAGATCGTCGTGAACGACGTACAGAAGGTGTTCCGCACCCAGGAGCGCGACGTGGTGGCCTTGAAGGACATCAACCTGACCATCAGGCAGGGCGAGTTCGTCTGCCTCTTGGGGCCGTCGGGCTGCGGCAAGTCCACCCTGCTCAACGCCATCGCCGGCTTCTCGCTGCCCTCGTCCGGCGCCATCCTGGTCGATGGCCAGGCGGTCACCGCGCCGGGGCCGGAGCGCGGCATGGTGTTTCAGGAGTACGCGCTGTTTCCGTGGATGACGGTGGCCGAGAACGTCGCCTTCGGGCTCGAGGTCAAGGGCATGGCCAAGGCCGAGATCGCGGCGCGCGTCGACGGCCTGCTCGAGACGCTGCACCTGAAGGACTTCCGCAACCGCTTCCCCAAGGACCTGTCCGGCGGCATGCGCCAGCGCGTGGCGATTGCCCGCGTGCTGGCGATGGACTCGCCGATCATGCTGATGGACGAGCCGTTCGGCGCGCTCGACGCGCTGACGCGGCGCAACCTGCAGGACGAGCTCTTGCGCATCTGGTCCGAGTTCGGCAAGACCATCGTCTTCGTCACCCACAGCATCGAGGAGTCCATCTACCTGGCCGACCGCATCGTGGTGATGACCTACCGGCCGGGCACGGTCAAACGCGATCACCACGTGACCATGCCGCGCCCGCGCGATCCGTCCAGCGCCGAGTTCAACGAGCTCAAGCGCGAGCTGGGACGCCTGGTGATGGAGGAGCAGCAGCGCCACGCGGCGGCGGAGATGAAGCTGGCCGCAGTCGATTGA
- a CDS encoding transglutaminase-like cysteine peptidase produces MTRCVRRVLAGLLLALLCLAVVGRSLPSQQAVARYGPQAQKLFREWQDLLNTLGTSPEAAQLKEVNAFFNRRIAYAEDKVVWKQEDYWPTPLETFSKGAGDCKSFVIGKYVSLRLLGVDPDKIRLTYVKARIGGPASNVTQAHMVLAYYPAPDVEPLVLDNLVTSILPASQRPDLIPVFSFNMESIWVGTTQNNNVSRLTRWKQLLDKMKAEGFIL; encoded by the coding sequence ATGACCCGCTGTGTACGACGGGTGCTGGCCGGACTGCTGCTCGCCCTGCTCTGCCTGGCCGTCGTCGGCCGCAGCCTCCCCTCCCAACAGGCCGTGGCCCGTTACGGGCCGCAGGCGCAAAAACTGTTCCGGGAGTGGCAGGACCTGCTCAACACACTGGGCACGAGCCCGGAGGCGGCCCAGCTCAAGGAAGTGAACGCCTTTTTCAACCGGCGCATCGCCTACGCGGAAGACAAGGTGGTCTGGAAACAGGAAGACTACTGGCCCACGCCGCTGGAGACCTTCAGCAAGGGTGCCGGGGACTGCAAGAGCTTCGTGATCGGCAAATACGTGTCGCTGAGGCTGCTGGGGGTCGATCCGGACAAAATCCGGCTGACCTACGTCAAGGCCCGCATTGGCGGCCCCGCCAGCAACGTTACCCAGGCGCACATGGTCCTGGCCTATTACCCTGCTCCCGATGTCGAGCCGCTGGTTCTGGACAACCTCGTCACCTCCATCCTGCCGGCCTCGCAACGGCCGGACCTGATTCCGGTATTCAGCTTCAACATGGAAAGCATCTGGGTCGGCACGACGCAGAACAACAACGTCAGCCGGCTGACCCGCTGGAAGCAGTTGCTGGACAAAATGAAAGCCGAAGGCTTTATCCTCTGA
- a CDS encoding ATP-binding protein produces the protein MSVLTFPSALPHLHRLRRRTVFGALAGLVLCVLVALAAYGLLLQEQLAQQRQANAQRLSAYALSLDNLLARHETLPYVLSLDGRLANLLARPTDAALTAEVNRYLEGVQRRAGVAAVFLLDRHGQTLAASNWHTPQSFVGQSYAFRPYFRDAAEGRPGRFYGIGNTTRTPGFFLSAPLPGPSGPAGVVVVKVSLDGIERTWRASGDHLALADRDGVLFIATEPAWQYRTLAPLPPEVRRRLQDNRQYGDQRLPPLADGVAIHAGGERLRLPLGRQRADLLAQSHPAGSLGWRVLLFSELTEARQAAAGGAAAIGFAMAFVLVLAVYGQQRRRRLAERRAAQAELRRVEAELETRIAERTAALQAANTALANRVDALKRTESILRETRDSAVQAGKLAVLGQMAAGVTHELNQPLAALNTLSDNAVKLIELTRYDEARDNLSLIGQLTGRLGRIIGQLKSFARQAPAETAAVSVAQAVEHACLIVEPRRRELEAVIAADIDPTLQVQADVVRLEQVLVNLLRNGLDAMAGQPAPRLDLNATRHGTRLRLTVRDHGPGLPAEALERLFEPFYTTKPAGQGLGLGLAISLAIVESFGGTLTAGNANGPGAVFRLDLPVPPLSGDLPR, from the coding sequence ATGAGCGTCCTGACCTTTCCGTCCGCCTTGCCGCACCTGCACCGGCTCCGCCGCCGCACCGTGTTCGGTGCGCTGGCGGGGCTGGTGCTGTGCGTGCTGGTGGCACTGGCCGCCTATGGACTGCTGCTGCAGGAGCAGCTGGCCCAGCAGCGCCAGGCCAATGCCCAGCGCCTGAGCGCCTACGCGCTGAGCCTGGACAACCTGCTCGCCCGCCACGAGACCCTGCCCTATGTGCTGAGCCTGGACGGGCGGCTGGCGAATCTGCTGGCGCGGCCGACGGATGCGGCACTGACGGCCGAGGTGAACCGCTACCTCGAAGGCGTGCAGCGCCGCGCCGGGGTGGCAGCGGTGTTCCTGCTCGACCGCCACGGCCAGACCCTGGCCGCTTCCAACTGGCACACGCCGCAAAGCTTCGTCGGCCAGTCCTACGCCTTCCGTCCCTATTTCCGCGATGCCGCCGAGGGCCGTCCCGGCCGCTTCTACGGCATCGGCAACACCACGCGCACGCCGGGCTTCTTCCTGTCCGCCCCCCTGCCCGGCCCTTCCGGTCCCGCCGGGGTGGTGGTGGTCAAGGTCAGCCTGGACGGTATCGAGCGCACCTGGCGTGCCAGCGGCGATCATCTCGCGCTGGCGGACCGCGACGGCGTGCTGTTCATCGCCACCGAACCCGCCTGGCAATACCGAACCCTGGCGCCGCTCCCGCCGGAGGTGCGCCGGCGGCTGCAGGACAATCGCCAGTACGGCGACCAGCGCCTGCCCCCGCTCGCCGATGGCGTCGCCATCCATGCTGGCGGGGAGCGGCTGCGTCTGCCACTGGGGCGGCAGCGCGCCGACCTGCTCGCCCAGTCCCACCCCGCCGGCTCCCTCGGCTGGCGCGTGCTGCTGTTCAGCGAGTTGACCGAAGCGCGCCAGGCGGCGGCCGGCGGCGCCGCGGCAATCGGCTTCGCCATGGCCTTCGTGCTGGTGCTAGCGGTGTACGGGCAGCAGCGCCGGCGCCGGCTGGCGGAGCGGCGCGCGGCCCAGGCCGAATTGCGCCGCGTGGAGGCCGAGCTGGAGACGCGCATCGCCGAGCGCACCGCAGCGCTGCAGGCCGCCAACACCGCGCTGGCGAACCGGGTGGACGCCCTCAAGCGCACCGAGAGCATCCTGCGCGAGACCCGCGACAGCGCGGTGCAGGCCGGCAAGCTGGCAGTGCTGGGGCAGATGGCGGCCGGCGTCACCCACGAATTGAACCAGCCGCTCGCCGCGCTCAACACCTTGTCCGACAACGCCGTGAAGCTGATCGAACTCACGCGCTACGACGAGGCGCGCGACAACCTGAGCCTGATCGGCCAGCTCACCGGCCGCCTTGGCCGCATCATCGGCCAGCTCAAGTCGTTCGCGCGCCAGGCACCGGCCGAGACGGCGGCGGTCAGCGTGGCGCAGGCGGTCGAGCATGCCTGCCTGATCGTCGAGCCGCGCCGGCGCGAGTTGGAGGCGGTGATCGCCGCCGATATCGACCCGACGCTGCAGGTCCAGGCCGACGTGGTGCGGCTGGAGCAGGTGCTGGTCAACCTGCTGCGTAACGGCCTCGACGCCATGGCGGGCCAGCCCGCGCCGCGTCTGGATCTCAACGCCACACGCCACGGCACGCGGCTGCGGCTGACGGTGCGCGACCACGGCCCCGGCTTGCCGGCCGAGGCGCTGGAGCGGCTGTTCGAACCGTTCTACACCACCAAGCCCGCCGGCCAGGGGTTGGGCCTCGGCCTGGCCATTTCGCTCGCCATCGTCGAGAGCTTCGGCGGCACGCTGACCGCCGGCAACGCCAACGGCCCCGGCGCCGTGTTCCGGCTCGACCTGCCCGTGCCCCCTCTTTCTGGAGACCTTCCCCGATGA
- a CDS encoding CoA-acylating methylmalonate-semialdehyde dehydrogenase codes for MTTLQHLINGELSAGGSRSTAVYNPSTGAAIHQLPLADIATVETAVAAAKAAYPAWRNTPPAKRAQVMFRFKQLLEANEQRIAQLISEEHGKTLEDAAGELKRGIENVEYACGVPELLKGEYNRNVGPNIDAWSDFQPLGVVAGITPFNFPAMVPLWMYPLAIACGNTFILKPSERDPSSTLLIAQLLHEAGLPKGVLNVVHGDKEAVDALIEAPDVKALSFVGSTPIAEYIYSEATRRGKRVQALGGAKNHAVLMPDADLDNAVSALMGAAYGSCGERCMAISVAVCVGDQVADALVGKLTPQIKALKIGAGTTCGLDMGPLVTAAARDKVVGYIDDGVAAGAELVVDGRGYRVAGHEEGYFVGGTLFDRVTPEMRIYQEEIFGPVLCVVRVNSLEEAIALINAHEYGNGTCIFTRDGEAARLFADQIEVGMVGINVPLPVPVAYHSFGGWKRSLFGDLHAYGPDGVRFYTRRKAITQRWPQRASHEASQFAFPSL; via the coding sequence ATGACCACGCTGCAACACCTCATCAACGGCGAACTGAGCGCCGGCGGCAGCCGCAGCACCGCCGTCTACAACCCCTCCACCGGCGCCGCCATCCATCAATTGCCATTGGCGGACATCGCCACCGTGGAGACAGCCGTTGCCGCCGCCAAGGCTGCCTACCCGGCCTGGCGCAACACCCCGCCCGCCAAGCGCGCGCAAGTGATGTTCCGCTTCAAGCAACTCTTGGAAGCCAACGAGCAGCGCATCGCCCAGCTCATCAGCGAAGAGCACGGCAAGACGCTGGAAGACGCGGCCGGCGAACTGAAGCGCGGCATCGAGAACGTCGAGTACGCCTGCGGCGTGCCGGAACTGCTCAAGGGCGAATACAACCGCAACGTTGGCCCCAACATCGACGCCTGGTCCGACTTCCAGCCGCTGGGCGTGGTGGCCGGCATCACCCCGTTCAACTTCCCTGCCATGGTGCCGCTGTGGATGTACCCGCTCGCCATCGCCTGCGGCAACACCTTCATCCTCAAGCCCTCCGAGCGCGACCCGAGTTCGACACTCCTGATCGCCCAACTGCTGCACGAAGCCGGCCTGCCCAAGGGCGTGCTGAACGTGGTGCACGGCGACAAGGAAGCGGTGGATGCACTGATCGAGGCACCGGATGTGAAGGCCCTCAGCTTTGTCGGCTCCACCCCGATCGCCGAATACATCTACAGCGAGGCTACCCGGCGCGGCAAGCGCGTGCAGGCCCTGGGCGGCGCCAAGAACCACGCCGTGCTGATGCCGGATGCCGATCTCGACAACGCCGTCAGCGCGCTGATGGGCGCCGCCTACGGCTCCTGCGGCGAACGCTGCATGGCGATCTCGGTGGCGGTGTGCGTGGGCGACCAGGTGGCCGATGCCCTGGTGGGCAAGCTCACGCCGCAGATCAAGGCCCTGAAGATCGGCGCCGGCACCACCTGCGGCCTCGACATGGGCCCGCTGGTCACCGCCGCCGCCCGCGACAAGGTGGTCGGTTACATCGACGACGGTGTTGCGGCCGGTGCCGAGCTGGTGGTGGACGGCCGTGGCTACCGCGTCGCCGGCCATGAAGAGGGCTACTTCGTCGGCGGCACCCTGTTCGACCGCGTCACCCCGGAGATGCGCATCTACCAGGAAGAAATCTTCGGCCCGGTGCTGTGCGTGGTGCGCGTCAACAGCCTGGAAGAGGCCATCGCCCTGATCAACGCCCACGAATACGGCAACGGCACCTGCATCTTCACCCGCGACGGCGAGGCGGCTCGCCTGTTCGCCGACCAGATCGAAGTCGGCATGGTCGGCATCAACGTGCCGCTGCCGGTGCCGGTGGCCTACCACAGCTTCGGCGGCTGGAAGCGCTCGCTGTTCGGCGACCTGCACGCCTACGGCCCGGACGGCGTGCGCTTCTATACCCGGCGCAAGGCCATCACCCAGCGCTGGCCGCAACGCGCCAGCCACGAGGCCTCGCAGTTCGCTTTCCCCAGTTTGTAA
- a CDS encoding ABC transporter permease: protein MRKHLTSFAHGAIVPVVILLVWEACARAGLVSPIVLPAPSAVAAKWWEALQSGELVHDSIASLYRVVVGFLVGAALALPLGLTMGSSPRLYSLFNPLLQLLRPIPPIAYIPLAILWFGLGNPPSVFLIAIGAFFPVLMNTIAGVRHVDGIYLRAARNLGVGPLAMFTRVMLPAATPYILTGVRIGIGTAFIVVIVSEMIAVNDGLGFRILEAREFMWSDKIIAGMITIGLLGLVLDSAMNALNNYLLRWHRGLDH from the coding sequence ATGCGCAAACACCTGACGTCTTTCGCGCACGGGGCCATCGTCCCCGTCGTCATCCTGCTGGTCTGGGAAGCCTGCGCCCGCGCCGGCCTGGTTTCACCCATCGTGCTGCCGGCGCCGTCGGCGGTGGCCGCCAAGTGGTGGGAGGCGCTGCAATCGGGCGAGCTGGTGCACGACTCGATCGCCAGCCTGTACCGCGTGGTGGTGGGCTTCCTGGTCGGCGCCGCACTGGCGCTGCCGCTGGGGCTGACCATGGGGTCGAGCCCGCGCCTCTACAGTCTGTTCAACCCCTTGCTGCAGCTCTTGCGCCCGATCCCGCCGATCGCCTATATCCCGCTCGCCATCCTGTGGTTCGGGCTGGGCAATCCGCCCTCGGTGTTCCTGATCGCCATCGGCGCCTTCTTCCCGGTGCTGATGAACACCATCGCCGGGGTGCGCCACGTCGACGGCATCTACCTGCGTGCGGCACGCAACCTGGGCGTGGGTCCGCTAGCGATGTTCACCCGCGTGATGCTGCCGGCGGCAACGCCCTACATCCTGACCGGGGTGCGCATCGGCATCGGCACCGCCTTCATCGTGGTCATCGTGTCCGAGATGATCGCGGTCAACGACGGGCTTGGCTTCCGCATCCTGGAAGCGCGCGAGTTCATGTGGTCGGACAAGATCATCGCCGGCATGATCACCATCGGCCTGTTGGGGCTGGTGCTGGATAGCGCGATGAACGCGCTCAACAACTACCTGCTGCGCTGGCATCGCGGCCTGGATCACTGA
- a CDS encoding aspartate aminotransferase family protein yields the protein MNSPQPVTPSLATDLDLRAHWMPFTANRNFQRDPRLIVAASGNYLTDADGRQIYDSLSGLWCCGAGHTRQEIASAVARQLGTLDYSPAFQFGHPLSFKLAEKVAGMTPAGLDHVFFTNSGSECADTAVKMARAYWRLKGQASKTKLIGRARGYHGVNIAGTSLGGINGNRKAYGSLLDVDHLPHTLLPQNAFSRGLPEHGIELADDLLRLIELHDASNIAAVIVEPVAGSAGVIVPPAGYLQRLRQICDQHNILLIFDEVITGFGRMGKLFGSDYFGVVPDIMNLAKQLTNGAVPMGAVVASREIYDTFMGQSLPEYAVEFTQGYTYSAHPVACAAGLAALDILERENLVARVAELAPHFEKAIHGVKGSQHVVDIRNCGLAGAIQLAPRDGDAIVRPFEAAMKLWQAGFYVRYGGDCLQFGPPFTSTPAELDRLFDAVGEALNQVA from the coding sequence ATGAATTCGCCCCAGCCCGTCACGCCATCTCTCGCCACCGATCTCGACCTGCGCGCTCACTGGATGCCGTTTACCGCCAACCGTAACTTCCAGCGCGACCCGCGCCTGATCGTCGCCGCCAGCGGCAACTACCTGACCGACGCCGATGGCCGTCAGATCTACGACAGCCTGTCCGGCCTGTGGTGTTGCGGCGCTGGTCACACCCGCCAGGAAATCGCCTCTGCGGTCGCCCGGCAACTCGGCACGCTCGACTACTCCCCGGCCTTCCAGTTCGGCCACCCGCTGTCGTTCAAGCTGGCCGAAAAGGTCGCCGGCATGACCCCGGCCGGGCTCGACCACGTGTTCTTCACCAACTCCGGCTCCGAATGCGCCGACACCGCGGTCAAGATGGCACGCGCCTACTGGCGCCTGAAGGGCCAGGCCAGCAAGACCAAGCTGATCGGCCGGGCGCGCGGCTACCACGGCGTCAACATCGCCGGCACCAGCCTGGGCGGCATCAATGGCAACCGCAAGGCCTACGGCTCGCTGCTCGACGTCGACCACCTGCCGCACACCCTGCTGCCGCAGAACGCCTTCAGCCGCGGCTTGCCGGAGCACGGCATCGAACTGGCCGACGACCTGCTGCGCCTGATCGAACTGCACGACGCCTCCAACATCGCCGCCGTCATCGTCGAGCCGGTGGCGGGCTCGGCCGGCGTGATCGTGCCGCCGGCGGGCTACCTCCAGCGCCTGCGCCAGATTTGCGACCAGCACAACATCCTGTTGATCTTCGACGAAGTGATCACCGGCTTCGGCCGCATGGGTAAGCTGTTCGGGTCCGACTACTTCGGCGTGGTGCCGGACATCATGAACCTCGCCAAGCAGCTCACCAACGGCGCCGTGCCGATGGGCGCGGTGGTGGCGAGCAGGGAAATCTACGACACCTTCATGGGCCAGAGCCTGCCCGAATACGCGGTCGAATTCACCCAGGGCTACACCTACTCGGCGCACCCGGTGGCCTGCGCGGCGGGCCTCGCCGCACTCGACATCCTCGAGCGCGAGAACCTGGTGGCACGTGTTGCCGAACTGGCGCCGCACTTCGAGAAGGCCATTCACGGCGTCAAGGGCAGCCAGCACGTGGTGGACATCCGCAACTGCGGCCTCGCCGGTGCCATCCAGCTCGCCCCGCGCGACGGTGACGCCATCGTGCGTCCGTTCGAGGCCGCGATGAAACTGTGGCAAGCCGGTTTCTACGTGCGCTACGGCGGCGATTGCCTGCAGTTCGGCCCTCCGTTCACCAGCACCCCGGCCGAGCTCGACCGCCTGTTCGACGCAGTCGGCGAAGCGCTCAACCAGGTCGCTTGA
- a CDS encoding LysR family transcriptional regulator — protein sequence MSKTHALAQVSDFDIRLLRLFKTVVECGSFAAAEGVLGISRSAISLHMGDLEKRLGMRLCQRGRAGFALTDEGREVLRASQTLLAAIEGFRSEVNQLHRQLRGEFNIGIINNMVTQPHMRITHALKALRTQGPGVRINIGMSTPGDIERGVLDGQLHVGVIPQITSLAGLEYHPLYEERSLLYCSREHPLFARPDNGIDTGELSRSEAIAPSYQLPLEAQERLQTMNCCATASDREGIAFLILTGSFIGFLPDHYAARWVEQGQLRALLPERYHYDIPLAVVTRKGRRPNLILERFLENLAGTA from the coding sequence ATGAGCAAGACACACGCCCTCGCCCAGGTCAGCGATTTCGATATCCGGCTGCTACGACTGTTCAAGACCGTGGTGGAGTGCGGCAGCTTCGCCGCCGCCGAAGGGGTGCTGGGCATCAGCCGCTCGGCCATCAGCCTGCACATGGGGGATCTGGAAAAGCGCTTGGGGATGCGTTTGTGTCAGCGCGGCCGTGCCGGCTTCGCGCTGACCGACGAGGGGCGCGAGGTGTTGCGCGCGAGCCAGACGCTGCTCGCCGCCATCGAAGGTTTCCGCAGCGAGGTCAACCAGTTGCACCGCCAACTGCGCGGGGAATTCAACATCGGCATCATCAACAACATGGTGACCCAGCCGCACATGCGCATCACCCACGCGCTGAAGGCGCTGCGCACGCAAGGGCCGGGGGTGCGCATCAATATCGGCATGAGCACGCCGGGCGATATCGAGCGCGGAGTGCTCGACGGCCAGTTGCATGTCGGCGTGATCCCGCAGATCACCTCACTGGCCGGACTGGAATACCATCCGCTCTACGAGGAGCGCTCGCTGCTCTATTGCAGCCGCGAGCACCCGCTGTTCGCCCGCCCGGACAACGGCATCGACACCGGGGAGCTGAGCCGCAGCGAAGCCATCGCGCCCAGCTACCAGCTCCCGCTCGAGGCCCAGGAGCGGCTTCAGACAATGAACTGCTGCGCCACCGCCTCGGACCGTGAGGGCATCGCCTTCCTGATCCTTACCGGCAGCTTCATCGGCTTTCTGCCCGACCACTACGCGGCGCGCTGGGTGGAACAGGGCCAACTGCGCGCCCTGCTCCCCGAGCGCTATCACTACGACATTCCACTGGCCGTGGTCACGCGCAAGGGACGCCGTCCCAACCTGATCCTGGAGCGCTTTCTCGAGAACCTGGCGGGGACGGCGTAA